In Helicobacter mastomyrinus, the sequence GAGCGCTTGGGCAATTTCATTGGGAATCTTTTTATCAAAGCCTAGCCGCAGTTTAAGGCTTGTGTAGGGCGTTTTAGTACTCTCTTTGATAAGATTTGCTATTTTTACAAGCAAGTTTAAATTCTTAAGCAATCCGCTTCCATTGCCGTGATTGGCTACTTTTGGAGCGGGACAGCCACAATTTAAGTCAATAATATCAATGCCACTTTGAGTATTGAGAATCTCCACTGCTTTTTTTACAACCTCTATTTTTGAGCCAGAAATCTGCACGCTATAAGGCTGCTCCTCTGCAGATTTTTCAATCATTTTAAGAGTTCTTGCATTACTATACACAAGGGCGTGAGAGCTTATCATCTCACTTACCGTAATATCCACGCCAAAGCCTTTAATCACACTGCGGAAAGGTAAATCCGTGTATCCTGCAAGAGGGGCTAACATCAAAAGATTCTTAAACTCTATCATTTAATTTCTCTGCTTGTAGTCCATATAATCAAAGCTTTTAAGAAGCGTGTATGCGCCTTGTGGATTAATCACGCCAAGCGAGGGTAAAGGCACTCCATTAAAGGTATTGTTTTTCACAATAGTATAATGGAGCATATCTTCAAAAATCACTCTATCGCCTACACATAAGGACGTATCAAAGCTATAATCCCCTATCACATCACCTGCAAGGCAAGTAGGACCCCCAAAACGATAGCGATATGCTCCTACCTCCACGCCTTTATCGGCTTCAAAGCCATTTTGATGAGATAGCTTTGTTACATTGGGGCGATAAGGCATTTCAAGGCAATCAGGCATATGTGCTGCGGCGCTCACATCAAGTATGGCAATAGACATTTCATTTTGCACGATGTCTATGACTTCACCTAGTAAGAATCCTACATTCCAACCCACCGCTTCGCCGGGTTCTAAAAACACTTCTGTATGATATTTTGCCTTAAAATCCTTGATAAGCGATATAAGCAAATCACAATTATAGTCTTCGCGTGTGATATGATGTCCCCCGCCAAAATTAATCCATTTTTTACCCTCTATATAGCGTTGAAAATGCCTTTCAAAATGTGGCAATGTCCGCTTTAATGCACTGCTATCTTGCTCACAATGTGTATGAAAATGTAGCCCACTAATACCTTCTAATCCATGCTCTGCCACACCCCGCTCAAATGCTTGAGGTGTGATACCTAGACGTGAGCCTTTAATGCAGGGATTATAAATAGGTGGCTCTACCTCGCTATACAGAGGATTTACACGCAAACCCACTTCAATAGGAGGGAGATTTTGTGCTTGAAGGAGTTGATTTTTTGTATCAATAAGGGGTTTAAAGCTCTGCCATTGCGCAAAGGAGTTGAAAATAATATGTGTGGCATATTGCAGAATCTGTTCCATTTCTTTATGCTTATAGGCAGGGGAAAACACGCATATATCTTTACCTTGCTCTCTCCCTCCTATTTGCTCATAGCCTAATTGCGCCTCGTATAGCCCACTCGCAGTGCTACCGCTTAATGTATTTTTAAGCCTATCAAACACACGCCAAAACGCGTAGCCTTTGAGTGCGAGGAGTATCTTTGCACCGCTATGCTTTTGGATAGAATCTAATAAGGCAAGGTTTGCATTAAGCTTTTCTTCTTCAAGGATGTATGCCGGGGTAGAAATATGAAAAAGTGTCGAGGCAAGACGCATTTTACTTGAGGGCAAATCGTCTCACTGCGGCTTCAATCTCCACAGGATTGGACTTAGAGATAAACTCATCAGCATTGAGTGAGCGCGCCATATCCTCATTGCTACTTCCACTCATAGAGGAATTTACTACAATGGGCAAATGCGCTGTAGCAGGATTAGCTTTAACTTGTTTGATAACTTCAAAACCACTTGCTTCAGGCATTTCAAGGTCTGTGATAATCATACCTATTGAGCTTAAATCTGTGGTAGGGGCAAATAGATAATCAAGCAAATGTTTGCCATTGATAAAGTCGTGATGGACTACTCCAAGTTTATTAAGGATAAGCTGCATAGTGCGTAGCACGGTGGGGCTATCATCTGCGAGCAAAATACTCTTAGTTGTTTCTACTTGAGAGATTTTAGCAATGCCCTCTTCTTTGTCTTTCTCAATCCATGGAAATACATCAAGTAGCATTTTTTCAATATCCACTACTTGCACGAGACGTCCATCAAAATATCGTGTGCGGCTTACAAGCTTGCCATTATGTCCGCCACCGCCTACACCCACACCTTGCTCTATCTCTGTCCATTTTTTATTAAGGATTCTATCTGCTTCATAGATTCTTACACCAATAGTCCAACGTGAAAATTCACAGATCATAATAATGTCTTCTTCTCCGGGTTCTCTTTTCACTCCACAATTACGCAAATCTTTGCCCTTATTGTGAGTATCATAGAAAAACCATTTACGCATATCAATAAGTGGAATAGTTAATTCACGAATGGTGATAAGCCCTTCTACGAGACTATTATTCTCGTGTGTAACAACGGTCAATGCACCATTATATTTAATCACTTCACGAATCTTAAATACATTCACAGCATATAAATCTTTGCCTTTTTCTAAACGAAAGCAAAGGAGTTGTAACTCATTATTTTTGTGAAGACTTGTTACTTGGTCAATTTTTGCCATACTCGTTTTGGACATATTCACCCCTTTAAGATTCTAAAAATAGCCTAGTTTAACACAAAATCACTAAATATAAGTTTATGCACCGTTGCTTCTTTGGTTAGACTTTGTATGAAAGCGCATTTTCATTACAATAATAATCCGCCGCACAATACCATAGATGACATAGCTACTCATCAACACACATAAAGTTTCTTGCGGGCTAATATAGATAATGCCAAGCAGCAAAATAACAGCAATAAATGACTTAAAATTCCATTGTATTTTTTTAAAACTTGGATAACGGATATTGCTCACCATAAGAATACTTACAATAAAGCTTCCCCCTAGCATTAAATATTCATAATGGTATGTTTTAATGAAATCATATTTTAAATCAACAAGTATCCATAACATCACAATCACAGCTGCCGAAGGAATAGGCAAACCGATAAAAAAGTTTGGTTCAGAGATTGAAGTGATATTAAAACGTGCTAAACGCACAGCTCCAAATATAACAAATAATGCAGGAATGCTCGTGCCTAAACGTCCATAGTCTATACCTATATAAAAATAGAGTAAAAAAGCTGGGGCTACACCAAATGCTACCACATCAGCAAGAGAGTCAAACTCTACACCAAATTTACTCGCAGTATTAGTAAGTCGTGCTACTCTTCCATCAAGCCCATCTAAGATCATTGAGAGTAAAATCAGCCAGCAAGCCATCTCAAAATTTGCTTTTGATGCATAGACAACGCTTAATATGCCTAAAAAAATACTTCCAGCAGTAAAGAGATTAGGCAGAATAAAAAGTGGGTTAAACTTCATAAAAATACCCTATAACGCTTTGTAATGCCTTTACTCTATCACCTATGCTTACCTTAAGTTCTACTTCTGCGGCATTTAGCCCTTTTTGTTGAGGAATGTTAATGCGTGTCATACCAGCTTTCATAAAGCCTATGCGCTCACCTACATTTAAATCGCTAGAAGCAAAAATATGATGTGATGAGAAAAAAATAGGATAAAAATCTAGAGTGAATTTTCTGTCCTCCAAGCTTTGAAACGACATAGAGGCATTGAGCAGATTTGTTTTATCTTTAGCGCAGCACGTAAGGCTTAATCCCCTTTTTTCCTGACATTCTCCTTTGACTACATCGTATGGAGCGCGTATTACACCCACATCAATGAAGCGAGTTTCAATAAGAATGTTTATTTCTCCTTCAATGGATTGAATATCTCTTATAATCCCATCGACGGGGGAGGTAAAAGCATTGCTTTCGTTAATATTTGGGATTCTCTCTGGATTGCGAAACATAATAAGCCACAGCACAAGGAGGACAAATAACACAAAAGCACATAGATTCCAATCAAACCATAGTGTAAGCAAAAACGCTCCAAGCAATACTAATGCACCTATCCAGCCTTGTTTTGCAATGATTTGTGTGGTTGTCATAATGTCTCCTTAAGCTTCTTCCTCAATAGGGATAAGGCGAGTTGGTAAATTATGCTCTGCCTCATATTCCTGTATAATCTCTCGCACACGCGCACCATCAATTACTTCTTTGTCAAAAAGTTCGGTTACCATATTTTCAATCGCTTCTTTATAATCGCTTAAAAGTTTCTTTACGTGATTATAACGTTCATCAAGCGTATTTTTGATATGGGTATCAATTTCTTGTGCGAGTTGCTCACTAAATTCTCTCTGCGCTCCACCACCACCAAGGAAAGTATTGCGTTGCTTTTCAAGCACCATAAGCCCACTTACATCAGTCATACCATAATAGCTAATCATAGATTTTAGAATGCCTGTAGCTCGCTCTAAGTCATTGCTCGCTCCTGTGGAAATCTCTCCCAAGAAGACATCCTCAGCTGCACGTCCGCCTAAAAGCACATCGACCTCTGCTATTAGCTCGTGTTTTTGCATAAGGTAGCGATTTTCTTCAGGCGTGTGCAATGTGTATCCAAGTGCTGCCATACCACGCGGGATAATAGATACTTTATTTACTCTATCTGCACCTTTTGTCATCTCTGAAACCACAGCGTGCCCGCTCTCGTGGTAAGCAACAATCTTTTTCTCTTTGGGAGAAATGCGACGAGACTTTTTCTCTAATCCTGCAATACCCCGCTCGACTGCTTCTTTAAGATGTTTCTGGCTTACTTCTTTTTTATTTTCTCTCCCTGCTAAAAGTGCTGCCTCATTGATAATATTTGCTAAATCTGCTCCGGCAAGCCCAGCTGTGAATTTAGCAATCTCGTGTAAATCTACATCACGAGCCAAAGCTACATTTTTAATATGCACCTTGAGAATCTCCAAACGCCCTTCAAAATCAGGCTTATCCACAAGCACTTGCCTATCAAATCTCCCCGGGCGTAACAATGCAGGGTCTAGAATCTCTGGGCGGTTTGTAGCGGCTAATACAATAACCGGAGCAGATTCAGAACCAAATCCGTCCATTTCTGCCAAAAGTTGATTGAGTGTTTGCTCTCTCTCATCATTGCCACCTACCATACTTCCTGCTGCACGGCTTTTCCCAATCGCATCGATTTCGTCAATAAAAATAATGCTTGGTGCATCCTTTTTCGCCATTTCAAACAAATCTCTCACGCGACTAGCGCCTAAGCCCACAAACATTTCAATAAAGCTACTCCCACTCATAGAGAAAAATGGCACATTAGCCTCTCCTGCTACGGCTTTAGCAAGGAGTGTTTTACCCGTTCCAGGAGGTCCTACTAAAAGCACCCCTCGTGGAATCTTTGCTCCCACAGCCGCATAGCGTTCAGGGTATTTTAAGAAATCTACAATCTCTACAACCTCTTCTTTTGCTTCCGCATTACCTGCCATATCATCAAAGCGGACATTGGGCTTTTCAGCATTGACGAGCTTTTTTGCATTTCCCATACCAAAGATTCCCCCACCCATACTCTTTTGCATACGTGCAGTAAGGAACATCCACAACGCAATGATAATGAAAATAGGTAGGAGCATATTTACTAAATCGCCCAAGAAGCTTCCCTCACTAAAGCCACTATACTCGATTTTCTTTTCATCAAGCAAAGGTACAAGCCCCAAGTCAGCTACTTTTTTTGTCGTGTAGAGAATCCGCGGAGAGCTACTAGCCGAATATGCCTTAATATATGTCTGTCCAATACTTACAGAGGCAATTTCACCCCTTGAGATAAGCTCTTTTAATTCATTATATGTAATCTCTTTTGTAACGCTCCCTCCCAAAAATCTATCCGTGAGTGAATCTCCTCCACTAGGGGAAAATAGCTTAAACAAAAGCAAAGCTAGAATTACAAAAATAGCAAATGTAAGAAAAGGATTCTGCTTAAATGGCGGTTTTTTATCATTAGGATTTTCCATATTGTCCCTTTTATTATCATAAAGTTAATTTCAAGGCTACCCACTCATCTTTACAGCGAGTTTCTAGCACATTAAAATCATTAAAAGATTTTATTATATCAAATTTATATTCATCAAGTATCCCTGAAAGTATCAAAAGCCCATTTTTTCTACATTTTGCCTTCAAATCATCGTGTAAAAGATTGAGAACAAAGGGGACGATATTTGCCATTATGACATCATATTGCATAGGCGTATCTAAGGGTGATTGAGCAATGCTACCTTGCCAAATTTTCTTAAAATTGACTTGATTTAATGTAGCGTTTTTACGACTTTCCTCAATAGCGCATTCATCAGTATCGCAGGCATAGACTTCTGCACCAAGCTTACAAGCACCAATGCTTAAAATACCACTTCCACAGCCCACATCAAGCAATGTTTTATTTTGTAAATCTATTTCGCCTAGCAATTCAAGGCACATAGCAGTGCTTGCGTGATGTCCAGAGCCAAAGGCAAGGGCAGGACTAATGATGATTTCTTTATCATTTTTGCCTTGCTTGTGGGAAGATTCTCTCCATAAAGGGCGGATATAGAATCTCCCGCATTGCACAGGCGTAATCGAATCTTTATAGGCTGCTATCCAATCGCAGTTTTGCTTCTCCTCAATATGATAGTAAAATCCTATCCGTTCATTATGTATATCTGTAAGCCAAAGGGCAAAATCCCGTAGAGATTCTATAAATGTGGGCAAATCAATATCATCTCTACCTATGCGACTAATAATTTGTGTGGGTTGCGTGCTTTGTTTAGCTTTTTGTATATCAAAACCTATGCTTTTCCAAGAATCATCATTATAAATAATCGCAAAAGGATTTGATGGGGTTATATCAAGGTATTCAATAGCATAAGAAGTTTTTTGAAGTATAAAATCGGCAAATTGCTCTACAAAGCCATTTGGGTGGATAATAATCTCCCAATATGTTTGTTTATCCAGCCCTTGCATAAAGTGGAAGCCTAGTCCTCATTGACACCTAGCACAACTTCTAATTTTTCTTTCAATACTTGAGGCGTAAATGGCTTAACGATATAGTTATTCACTCCTGCTTTAAGCGCGGTAATCACCTCCGCCTTGCCTCCTTCAGTGGTAACCATAATGATGGGGATAGATGTGTATCGCTCATCGGAACGAACTTTTTTTACTAAATCTAAACCATTCATTTCAGGCATATTCCAGTCGGTAATAAGCACTTGAATGCCTTCAGTGCTATCCATAATCTGCCACGCCTCTACGCCGTGTTCAGCTTCTAAAATATCTTCATATCCTAAACGTTGTAGGGTATTTTTTATAATCCTTCTCATTGTAGAGCTATCATCAACAACCAGCAGTTTCAAATTGTCTCCTTCTTTAATGGCTAGTTTAGAAAATTGCAATTTTAGCATATCTTTTAAACAAGTTAGATTAATCCTTGTATTTTTTTTCAAAAAATATGGATTTTAGCTTAGATTTCATCAAGAATACGACGACAAAATATTATTTTAAGTAAAGATATACTTTAACTTGTGAATTAAATGAATTGAGAATCTTATTTTTTGTTTTGCTCAAACTTTGATTCTATATAATCAGCATTTTATGCAAATCTAGAGACTGAAAATAGCCTACTTATATCTTTAAATCTATGGTTGAATAATTTAATGAAAATGTCATTATCGTATCTGCGATACAATAGTATCAAATCTAAAATTAAAGGAATGTCTATGAAACTGCAAGGAAAAAACAATCTTAGTCTTGCCACACCCCTTTATGCAAAAGATTTAGATGAAAGTTTTTGTATTATTGATATGCGCTATGAGGAAGATTACAAATTGTGTCATATCAAAGATTCTTACCATCTCAATAACCCCTATGATATTTATTTTTTTATAAAAAACAATCCAGATAAAAAATGTGTGCTTGTATGCTATTCAGGGCATACTGCAAGTATCTTAGGTACAGAGCTTATAGGGGAAGGCTTAGAGAATGTATATTTCTATGATGATGAGTTTAGCACACTTACAAATACAAAACTTCAACTCATCGCCAAATAATGTTATAATCTGCGTTTTTATTATCACATACAAAGGAATGTAATGAGTGTTTTGTCTAGTTTGCTGTATATCCTTTCAAATATCAATGTGATATTTTATCTCCTTGCTTTTTTTATTGGAGGGATTCCATTTGGTTGGCTTTTGCTTAAAATATTTTACAAAACCGACATTCGTCAGTCTGGTTCGGGCAGTATAGGGGCGACTAATGTCTATCGAGCCCTAAAAGAAAGAGATGAAAAAAAAGCTAAGATTTTTTCCATTCTTACTATTGTGCTTGATGCGACAAAGGGTTTAATTGTGGTGGCTATTGCTAAAATGCTGGGTTTGAGCTATGAAACGCAATGGACTATCGCGCTTTTAGCCATTTTAGGGCATTGCTATAGCCCATTTTTAGGATTCAAGGGTGGCAAGGGCGTGGCTACAGCAATTGGTTCTGTTTTACTCCTTATTCCTCTTGAAGGTATATGTGGTCTCATTATTTGGGGGGTTGTAGGCAAGGTCTTTAAAATCTCTTCTATTTCATCGCTTGTAGGTGTTTTAAGCGGTATTATACTTACCTTTGTGCTACCTTATGTTCTGCCTTTGCCAGATAGTATTTCTATTACCGCGCAGATTCACACGCATACGCCTGTAGTGCTTATAGGATTACTTATCCTCTATACGCATATTCCTAATATCAGGCGACTTTTTAGTGGGCAGGAAAGCAAAGTATTGTGAAGGAAAGCATTACTCTGTATATTGAGAATCTCACTTGTGAGGCGATTATTGGGGTGCTACCATTTGAGCGGTACACTCCGCAAAAGCTTATTATCGAAGCTGATATTACTTATATGTATAGTCCAGCGCAAGCATTTCTTGATTACGCGCATATATGCAAAAGCATACAACAATACTTACAGAATGGGACTTATGAGCTTTTGGAATCTGCTCTTATTGACATTACTCAAAAACTCAAAACGCAATT encodes:
- a CDS encoding chemotaxis protein, giving the protein MSKTSMAKIDQVTSLHKNNELQLLCFRLEKGKDLYAVNVFKIREVIKYNGALTVVTHENNSLVEGLITIRELTIPLIDMRKWFFYDTHNKGKDLRNCGVKREPGEEDIIMICEFSRWTIGVRIYEADRILNKKWTEIEQGVGVGGGGHNGKLVSRTRYFDGRLVQVVDIEKMLLDVFPWIEKDKEEGIAKISQVETTKSILLADDSPTVLRTMQLILNKLGVVHHDFINGKHLLDYLFAPTTDLSSIGMIITDLEMPEASGFEVIKQVKANPATAHLPIVVNSSMSGSSNEDMARSLNADEFISKSNPVEIEAAVRRFALK
- a CDS encoding dihydroneopterin aldolase, which translates into the protein MKESITLYIENLTCEAIIGVLPFERYTPQKLIIEADITYMYSPAQAFLDYAHICKSIQQYLQNGTYELLESALIDITQKLKTQFPAICTLTLCIKKPNILDSCIVGASITRHFKDSCSH
- the ftsH gene encoding ATP-dependent zinc metalloprotease FtsH, with translation MENPNDKKPPFKQNPFLTFAIFVILALLLFKLFSPSGGDSLTDRFLGGSVTKEITYNELKELISRGEIASVSIGQTYIKAYSASSSPRILYTTKKVADLGLVPLLDEKKIEYSGFSEGSFLGDLVNMLLPIFIIIALWMFLTARMQKSMGGGIFGMGNAKKLVNAEKPNVRFDDMAGNAEAKEEVVEIVDFLKYPERYAAVGAKIPRGVLLVGPPGTGKTLLAKAVAGEANVPFFSMSGSSFIEMFVGLGASRVRDLFEMAKKDAPSIIFIDEIDAIGKSRAAGSMVGGNDEREQTLNQLLAEMDGFGSESAPVIVLAATNRPEILDPALLRPGRFDRQVLVDKPDFEGRLEILKVHIKNVALARDVDLHEIAKFTAGLAGADLANIINEAALLAGRENKKEVSQKHLKEAVERGIAGLEKKSRRISPKEKKIVAYHESGHAVVSEMTKGADRVNKVSIIPRGMAALGYTLHTPEENRYLMQKHELIAEVDVLLGGRAAEDVFLGEISTGASNDLERATGILKSMISYYGMTDVSGLMVLEKQRNTFLGGGGAQREFSEQLAQEIDTHIKNTLDERYNHVKKLLSDYKEAIENMVTELFDKEVIDGARVREIIQEYEAEHNLPTRLIPIEEEA
- a CDS encoding rhodanese-like domain-containing protein, giving the protein MKLQGKNNLSLATPLYAKDLDESFCIIDMRYEEDYKLCHIKDSYHLNNPYDIYFFIKNNPDKKCVLVCYSGHTASILGTELIGEGLENVYFYDDEFSTLTNTKLQLIAK
- a CDS encoding phosphatidylserine decarboxylase codes for the protein MTTTQIIAKQGWIGALVLLGAFLLTLWFDWNLCAFVLFVLLVLWLIMFRNPERIPNINESNAFTSPVDGIIRDIQSIEGEINILIETRFIDVGVIRAPYDVVKGECQEKRGLSLTCCAKDKTNLLNASMSFQSLEDRKFTLDFYPIFFSSHHIFASSDLNVGERIGFMKAGMTRINIPQQKGLNAAEVELKVSIGDRVKALQSVIGYFYEV
- the pssA gene encoding CDP-diacylglycerol--serine O-phosphatidyltransferase; amino-acid sequence: MKFNPLFILPNLFTAGSIFLGILSVVYASKANFEMACWLILLSMILDGLDGRVARLTNTASKFGVEFDSLADVVAFGVAPAFLLYFYIGIDYGRLGTSIPALFVIFGAVRLARFNITSISEPNFFIGLPIPSAAVIVMLWILVDLKYDFIKTYHYEYLMLGGSFIVSILMVSNIRYPSFKKIQWNFKSFIAVILLLGIIYISPQETLCVLMSSYVIYGIVRRIIIVMKMRFHTKSNQRSNGA
- a CDS encoding chemotaxis response regulator CheY; the protein is MKLLVVDDSSTMRRIIKNTLQRLGYEDILEAEHGVEAWQIMDSTEGIQVLITDWNMPEMNGLDLVKKVRSDERYTSIPIIMVTTEGGKAEVITALKAGVNNYIVKPFTPQVLKEKLEVVLGVNED
- the plsY gene encoding glycerol-3-phosphate 1-O-acyltransferase PlsY, which gives rise to MSVLSSLLYILSNINVIFYLLAFFIGGIPFGWLLLKIFYKTDIRQSGSGSIGATNVYRALKERDEKKAKIFSILTIVLDATKGLIVVAIAKMLGLSYETQWTIALLAILGHCYSPFLGFKGGKGVATAIGSVLLLIPLEGICGLIIWGVVGKVFKISSISSLVGVLSGIILTFVLPYVLPLPDSISITAQIHTHTPVVLIGLLILYTHIPNIRRLFSGQESKVL
- the nspC gene encoding carboxynorspermidine decarboxylase, whose product is MRLASTLFHISTPAYILEEEKLNANLALLDSIQKHSGAKILLALKGYAFWRVFDRLKNTLSGSTASGLYEAQLGYEQIGGREQGKDICVFSPAYKHKEMEQILQYATHIIFNSFAQWQSFKPLIDTKNQLLQAQNLPPIEVGLRVNPLYSEVEPPIYNPCIKGSRLGITPQAFERGVAEHGLEGISGLHFHTHCEQDSSALKRTLPHFERHFQRYIEGKKWINFGGGHHITREDYNCDLLISLIKDFKAKYHTEVFLEPGEAVGWNVGFLLGEVIDIVQNEMSIAILDVSAAAHMPDCLEMPYRPNVTKLSHQNGFEADKGVEVGAYRYRFGGPTCLAGDVIGDYSFDTSLCVGDRVIFEDMLHYTIVKNNTFNGVPLPSLGVINPQGAYTLLKSFDYMDYKQRN
- a CDS encoding 50S ribosomal protein L11 methyltransferase — translated: MQGLDKQTYWEIIIHPNGFVEQFADFILQKTSYAIEYLDITPSNPFAIIYNDDSWKSIGFDIQKAKQSTQPTQIISRIGRDDIDLPTFIESLRDFALWLTDIHNERIGFYYHIEEKQNCDWIAAYKDSITPVQCGRFYIRPLWRESSHKQGKNDKEIIISPALAFGSGHHASTAMCLELLGEIDLQNKTLLDVGCGSGILSIGACKLGAEVYACDTDECAIEESRKNATLNQVNFKKIWQGSIAQSPLDTPMQYDVIMANIVPFVLNLLHDDLKAKCRKNGLLILSGILDEYKFDIIKSFNDFNVLETRCKDEWVALKLTL